A stretch of Lathyrus oleraceus cultivar Zhongwan6 chromosome 6, CAAS_Psat_ZW6_1.0, whole genome shotgun sequence DNA encodes these proteins:
- the LOC127096589 gene encoding type I inositol polyphosphate 5-phosphatase 4 — MRDDNLKKSKLSWPKTLVKKWFNIKSKAEDFQADDVLYGGVDEEWRNNYCSKREECTIKKSKTERTKRRHSERSRRCKGDHDAAHVTDVNNYRIFVATWNVAGRSPPSYLNLEDWLHTSPPADIYVLGFQEIVPLNAGNVLGTEDNGPARKWLALIRKTLNSLPGTSGECHTNSPLPDPVVELDSDFEGSTRQKETSFFHRRSFQSSSRSMRMDNDMLVPQACLDRRFSVCDRMIFGHSTGDYEPNYRWGSSDEENGESPVVAQYSPMSYRGYASTEDRDRQTESSRYCLVASKQMVGIFLTVWVKSNIRDDVRNMKVSCVGRGLMGYLGNKGSISISMSLHKTSFCFICSHLTSGQKEGDELRRNSDVMEILRKTRFPRVNGIGDESSPQTILDHDRIIWLGDLNYRIALTYRAAKALVEMHNWKVLLENDQLHIEREQGRVFEEWSEGQIYFPPTYKYSNNSDRYAGDERQSKQKRRTPAWCDRILWHGRGLHQLSYVRGESRFSDHRPVCSVFLAEVESLSRNRIKKCSSCTSSRIEVEELLPHSHAYNYIDLPFY; from the exons ATGAGAGATGACAACTTGAAGAAAAGCAAG CTTTCATGGCCGAAAACTCTGGTCAAGAAATGGTTCAACATTAAGAGTAAAGCTGAAGACTTTCAAGCTGATGATGTTCTTTATGGAG GTGTTGATGAAGAGTGGAGGAACAACTACTGTTCAAAGAGGGAAGAATGCACTATCAAGAAAAGCAAAACAG AAAGAACAAAGAGACGGCATTCAGAAAGATCACGGCGATGTAAGGGAGATCACGATGCAGCTCATGTTACCGATGTGAATAACTATAG AATATTTGTTGCAACTTGGAATGTAGCCGGGAGATCTCCTCCGAGTTATTTGAATCTTGAAGATTGGCTTCATACTTCTCCTCCCGCCGATATATATGTTCTTGG GTTTCAAGAAATTGTACCTCTCAATGCTGGAAATGTTTTAGGGACAGAAGACAACGGTCCGGCTAGAAAATGGCTAGCTCTAATTCGGAAGACACTTAACAGTCTTCCCGGAACAAGTGGTGAATGTCACACTAATTCACCGCTGCCTGATCCTGTTGTAGAGTTAGATTCTGATTTTGAAGGATCTACGAGGCAGAAGGAAACCTCTTTCTTCCATCGCAGGTCGTTCCAATCATCGAGCCGTAGTATGAGAATGGACAATGACATGTTAGTACCCCAAGCGTGCCTTGATCGCCGTTTCAGCGTCTGTGATAGAATGATATTTGGTCATAGTACAGGTGACTATGAGCCCAATTATAGATGGGGTTCCTCGGACGAAGAAAACGGGGAATCTCCGGTTGTAGCACAATATTCACCAATGTCGTATAGAGGGTATGCCTCTACGGAGGATAGAGATAGACAGACTGAGAGCTCGAGATATTGTTTGGTTGCTAGTAAACAAATGGTTGGTATATTTCTAACTGTTTGGGTGAAAAGCAATATAAGAGACGATGTTCGCAACATGAAAGTGTCTTGCGTTGGCAGAGGGTTAATGGGATATCTTGGAAACAAG GGTTCGATATCAATTAGCATGTCTTTGCACAAAACAAGCTTTTGCTTCATATGTAGTCATTTGACTTCGGGACAAAAGGAGGGTGACGAGCTAAGAAGAAATTCAGATGTAATGGAGATTCTCAGAAAGACAAGGTTTCCCCGAGTTAATGGAATCGGCGACGAGAGTTCTCCTCAGACTATTCTCGATCACGA TCGAATAATTTGGCTCGGGGATTTAAACTATCGAATCGCCCTTACTTACCGCGCAGCAAAAGCTCTTGTTGAGATGCATAATTGGAAGGTATTGCTAGAGAATGACCAG CTGCATATAGAGCGGGAACAAGGTCGCGTCTTTGAAGAATGGAGTGAAGGGCAAATATACTTTCCCCCGACATACAAATATTCAAACAATTCGGACCGATACGCAGGCGACGAAAGACAATCAAAACAAAAGAGAAGAACGCCAGCATG GTGTGATCGGATCTTATGGCACGGAAGAGGTCTTCACCAATTATCTTATGTTCGCGGGGAGTCAAGATTCTCCGATCATAGACCAGTCTGCAGCGTGTTCTTAGCAGAAGTCGAGTCTCTTAGCCGTAACCGAATCAAAAAATGCTCTAGTTGCACCAGTTCGAGGATCGAAGTAGAAGAGTTGTTGCCTCATTCACACGCCTACAATTACATCGATCTGCCTTTCTATTGA